A portion of the Apis mellifera strain DH4 linkage group LG6, Amel_HAv3.1, whole genome shotgun sequence genome contains these proteins:
- the Eif4g gene encoding eukaryotic translation initiation factor 4 gamma isoform X2: MVSRYGVSKEGAVGVAVGVGPMHCLLPHCGGPHHHHHLSAPHPQNPQPGHNHHVHPVHQPPPSPSPHLNHQLSHHQLTVNINHLSHQQQQQQQTQHQQAPPQYRVVTANARSDFHVSGQNYGTQPGGQVGGGGGSVGVPGGRGPPPLGGLQSIGQSAAGIPPGGPAGGQAPPQTPAPGVQSQPPQGPAPTTTPPVHTPSPQEMGKQAHLQPQPQPLSQVYGPTQTRPTSQGYYQGPRPQQPRGISHRGGQGGTGAQVVGMSGVGGGGGQPTAIYHPGGLPVQTGAIYPVPNLHPGPHQQSLYAMNNQMPLQFGGPPQRHQTHQNQSYFPPFQHSAILTQNMFGYGAPAPTPQPYYWPTGQPPNTPLISRAGASAVTGGAQHVAGPLAGAQGAPVVPQGTLQQPTQQAQPLPPMGISLSQTDVYSGHNGGAANATNSTTKSRKPRGQNAITDIVDPSTGKNISHEIYKDNETIQSGESSNRETPQPQNNDAEVQADFAARVAKTLAKVVTEESSSDSAVPTCVPNTSTTQNITQSLTNSQTNSTNDVNSQCNTSSTTQNIPNVATICSQSLGTTSNVSQIDSCIMKMESKQLQIPVKEFQPRSESKSVVIEEPPLTISRNVNKDDISAQLPVTEVEVKNTSATPIITQTSIPIVTIPSTNVPEVPKPSTTAPSVNPVPARDPFPNLSNKNSSSSPPRRKSQTHTHNQPVATAAVSTGATELPSSAKEQKEKKAREKSLSSRGTTPTPTHNQTDHHLKANGDATGDKPESEPVRSEVQQQKSSDGKAMQKQKNKNKLKPRELNRKGAEKEGTDMDAFVNTVPPVQSEMKRDPLTPKDSNKETNREITKDNKEKDNYEPKKEKEVISVNTKTEKQAASVTSEISKESVLIQAPVIEKLPSNKETIKESSPKIEDNNKTNVCNMQTKSVPNDVVDHVKVKEESDVEAIVAQKNEENSKVSAIRTSNEDKSQVSSVIEKSAENESLVQTEITPITNQIQLKYKYKEDQWSPINKNGKKVYDREFLMKLQDDPNSKIKPSNLPDLDVVLKDSSKARTTLDLRPFKDTNMNRHDVLFPGFIKSTLNTRVPPPNRKSHPGKSSKPTKPNVIHVSLSLREDVKLRETENAWRPTRLKTLNLSEEEAKTEALFKRVRSVLNKLTPQKFNTLVDQVRALTVDTPERLQGVINLVFEKAVDEPSFSVAYALMCKELAVMEVSGSDKNSDKQECSYTFKKLIINRCQKEFERNPVNEVARASKLKEIEECTDPEKKKDLQLALEEEERRTRIKSVGNIRFIGELYKQGMLTTKIMHRCIKELLIQSDEDSLECLCKLLTTVGKDLESKVSPEVSSFYFIINNKYLIPPFPKYLLLFLFYQEMQDYFNKMQDIVARRGHGKISSRIRFMLQDVIDLRANNWIPRRDDSNPKTIDQILKEADSERLDSQLSNTPLNTPRKDERTSDRKRNRGVGPTDDGGWSQPVVRTRPQYSVETAKLKNKPPPMDDLQLGSRNVYMWKTPSSCGSKAINSNKFACLENVSTLDQDKRITSPQLSGSRSTGPREYGRDYKPSYDGRSSRNGSHQLNSSSSSRESSLLDNSQSQNVSMPPPSLKSSQSTSSSHKPSMTHEEFLKTLNKIMKDYLKNPILEKVSLAIQQNFDNELSKFTSELINFVLEKSPLDREIISVLLSHLITQKILPISHLRNGFIEILDVVDDLVLDIPKVWSYIPEILSHPIEEEILSLNELKPIFDSLRGRGYVGIFLGELLSKLSRDKGSKWVADKWDQSGLQLNNIIDTELEKVDKIIKDYNLEFCTGDYNSAKSSTSNQLTLQQIHDELRKLMKESNFDVICGWIIENVGNRIKEPEFIRVLTTAILETSMEPVNTNTNRWSLKTDVFINLQQLIRRFVDTNESLELQCLYAIQLHLHNLQYPHGILFNIMTSLSDYNIISSEAFLTWKKSPEPAQREWHGVATMALTSFFTGLQEADDASSVEDVSTSVSQDRC, from the exons GATCAGATTTTCATGTGTCTGGACAAAATTACGGCACCCAACCAGGGGGCCAGGTGGGCGGGGGAGGGGGTAGTGTAGGAGTACCTGGGGGCAGAGGACCTCCACCACTCGGCGGCTTACAATCTATTGGACAGTCAGCAGCAGGAATTCCACCAGGAGGTCCTGCTGGAGGACAAGCACCACCACAAACCCCGGCTCCCGGGGTACAGTCACAACCGCCGCAAGGTCCGGCTCCCACCACTACTCCCCCGGTACACACACCGTCACCTCAGGAAATGGGAAAACAGGCCCATTTACAACCTCAACCACAACCTCTTTCACAAGTATATGGGCCAACGCAAACAAGGCCGACGTCACaa GGTTACTATCAAGGACCTAGACCACAACAACCTCGAGGCATTAGTCACAGAGGGGGACAAGGAGGTACAGGTGCACAAGTTGTAGGAATGTCAGGAGTTGGTGGAGGTGGAGGCCAACCAACTGCGATTTATCACCCAGGTGGTTTGCCAGTTCAAACTGGAGCAATATATCCAGTTCCTAATCTTCATCCTGGCCCACATCAACAATCTTTATACGCAATGAACAATCAAATGCCCCTTCAG ttcgGTGGTCCTCCTCAAAGGCATCAAACGCATCAAAATCAGTCTTATTTCCCACCTTTTCAACATTCGGCTATTCTAACGCAAAATATGTTTGGATATGGTGCACCTGCACCAACTCCTCAACCTt atTATTGGCCTACTGGTCAACCACCGAATACACCACTAATAAGTAGGGCAGGTGCAAGCGCTGTTACTGGTGGGGCACAACATGTTGCAGGCCCGCTGGCCGGTGCCCAAGGAGCCCCAGTAGTACCACAAGGTACACTTCAACAGCCTACACAACAAGCGCAACCTTTACCTCCAATGGGTATATCTCTTTCTCAGACTG atgTATATTCGGGTCATAATGGTGGTGCAGCGAATGCGACAAATAGTACGACAAAATCTCGGAAACCAAGAGGACAAAATGCTATTACAGATATTGTTGATCCATCAACTGGTAAAAATATAAGCCATGAGATTTACAAAGATAATGAAACTATTCAAAGTGGTGAATCTAGCAATCGTGAAACACCTCAGCCACAA AATAATGACGCTGAGGTGCAAGCCGACTTTGCAGCCCGGGTTGCAAAAACACTTGCGAAAGTCGTGACCGAAGAGTCTAGTTCTGACTCGGCGGTACCGACTTGTGTACCAAACACATCTACAACTCAAAATATAACACAAAGTTTAACTAATTCTCAAACAAATTCTACTAATGATGTGAATAGTCAGTGTAACACAAGTTCAACAACGCAGAATATACCTAACGTAGCCACGATATGTAGTCAGTCGTTAGGTACCACTAGTAACGTATCTCAAATAGATTCCTGTATAATGAAAATGGAGTCTAAACAATTACAAATTCCTGTGAAGGAATTTCAACCTCGAAGTGAATCGAAAAGTGTGGTCATTGAAGAACCACCACTAACCATATCGCGTAACGTAAACAAGGATGATATTTCTGCGCAGTTACCCGTAACTGAAGTTGAAGTCAAGAACACGAGTGCCACACCTATTATAACACAGACGTCAATTCCCATTGTGACTATACCAAGTACGAATGTTCCGGAGGTCCCAAAACCGTCCACCACTGCCCCAAGTGTTAATCCTGTTCCTGCCAGAGATCCTTTTCCTAAtttatccaataaaaattcatcgagtTCACCACCTAGAAGAAAGTCCCAGACTCACACTCACAATCAACCTGTTGCTACTGCTGCTGTTTCTACCGGTGCAACTGAGTTGCCGTCGAGTGCcaaagaacaaaaagaaaaaaaagcgagGGAAAAGAGTCTTAGTTCTAGAGGCACTACTCCTACACCTACTCACAATCAAACTGACCATCATTTGAAAGCCAATGGAGATGCGACTGGCGATAAACCGGAATCTGAACCTGTTCGAAGTGAAGTACAACAGCAAAAATCATCTGATg GTAAAGCCATGcagaaacagaaaaataaaaataagcttAAGCCCCGAGAACTTAATCGAAAAGGAGCAGAAAAAGAAGGTACAGATATGGATGCTTTCGTAAACACTGTACCTCCGGTGCAATCTGAAATGAAACGAGATCCTTTAACACCAAAGGATAgcaataaagaaacaaatcgCGAGATTACGAAAGATAATAAGGAAAAGGATAATTATGAgccgaaaaaagagaaggaggttATTTCCGTTAATACAAAGACGGAGAAACAAGCTGCTTCCGTCACATCAGAAATCTCGAAGGAAAGTGTTCTCATACAAGCACCTGTTATAGAAAAACTGCCAAGTAACAAAGAAACTATAAAGGAATCTTCTCCTAAAATagaggataataataaaacgaatgtGTGTAATATGCAAACAAAATCAGTTCCTAATGATGTTGTTGATCATGTGAAAGTTAAAGAAGAATCTGATGTGGAAGCAATAGTAGcacaaaaaaatgaagagaatTCAAAAGTTTCCGCAATTCGAACATCTAATGAAGACAAGTCGCAAGTATCTTCTGTTATTGAGAAGTCAGCTGAAAATGAATCTTTAGTTCAAACTGAGATCACACCAATTACAAATcagatacaattaaaatataagtataaggAAGATCAATGGAGCCCTATCaataaaaatggtaaaaaggTTTACGATCGTGagtttttaatgaaacttcAGGATGATCCCAACAGTAAAATTAAACCATCTAATTTACCAGATTTAGATGTTGTTTTGAAAGATAGTTCAAAG gcAAGAACGACTCTTGATCTTAGGCCATTTAAAGATACAAATATGAATAGACATGATGTTTTATTTCCtggatttataaaatcaacttTAAATACACGAGTG cCACCTCCTAATCGTAAAAGTCATCCAGGAAAATCATCAAAACCAACAAAACCAAATGTTATTCATGTTTCATTATCTCTTAGAGAAGATGTAAAATTAAGAGAAACTGAAAATGCGTGGAGACCGACaagattaaaaacattaaatcttAGTGAAGAAGAAGCAAAAACAGAAGCTCTTTTCAAAAGAGTTAGAAgtgtattaaataaacttacacctcaaaaatttaatactttagtTGATCAAGTACGCGCGTTAACTGTGGATACTCCAGAACGACTACAAGGTGTAATTAATTTAGTCTTCGAaaag gcTGTTGATGAACCAAGTTTTTCTGTAGCATATGCACTTATGTGTAAAGAACTTGCTGTTATGGAAGTTTCAGGCTCAGATAAAAATTCAGATAAACAAGAGTGTTcgtatacttttaaaaaactcATTATTAATCGTTGTCAAAaggaatttgaaagaaatccAGTAAATGAAGTTGCAAGAGCTAGTAAGCTTAAAGAAATAGAGGAATGTACCGATCCT gaaaagaaaaaggatttgCAATTAGCacttgaagaagaagaacgaagaACACGCATAAAATCAGTAGGAAATATtcg ATTTATTGGAGAATTGTATAAGCAAGGAATGTTAACAACTAAAATCATGCATCGTTGTATAAAAGAGTTATTAATTCAGAGCGATGAAGATAGTCTGGAATGTTTGTGCAAATTATTAACAACAGTTGGAAAAGACTTAGAATCAAAAGTATCTCCAGAGGTaagttcattttattttataattaataacaaatatttaatccctcccttccccaaatatttattactttttttattttatcaggaaatgcaagattattttaataaaatgcaaGATATTGTTGCACGACGGGGACATGGGAAAATTAGCTCTCGAATTCGTTTCATGCTGCAAGATGTCATAGATTTAAGAGCAAATAACTGGATTCCAAGGAGAGATGATAGTAATCCTAAAACAAtagatcaaattttaaaagaagctGATTCTGAAAGATTAGATAGCCAATTAAGTAATACTCCTTTGAATACACCTCGGAAGGATGAACGTACTAgtgatagaaaaagaaatc gtGGTGTTGGTCCAACTGATGATGGTGGTTGGAGTCAACCTGTTGTAAGAACAAGACCACAATATTCTGTTGAAACAgctaaacttaaaaataaacct cCTCCAATGGATGATTTACAATTAGGTAGCAGAAATGTGTATATGTGGAAAACACCTTCGAGTTGCGGCTCAAAagcaataaattcaaataaatttgcatGTTTAGAAAATGTATCAACTTTAGATCAAGATAAACGAATAACATCTCCACAACTCTCTGG aTCAAGGTCTACTGGACCAAGAGAGTATGGTCGTGACTACAAACCTTCCTATG atgGTAGGAGTTCACGAAATGGTAGTCATCAACTAAACAGTTCGTCGTCAAGTAGAGAAAGCTCATTATTAGATAATTCACAAAGTCAAAATGTTTCTATGCCACCACCCTCATTGAAGTCCTCACAATCTACCTCTAGCAGTCATAAACCTTCGATGACAcatgaagaatttttgaaaacattaaataagataatgaaagattatctaaaaaatccTATTCTCGAA aaaGTTTCATTGGCTATTCAACAAAATTTCGACAAcgaattatcaaaattcacATCTGAATTGATTAACTTTGTACTTGAAAAATCACCCCTTGATAGAGAAATCATATCGGTTCTTCTATCTCATTTGATTACTCAAAAGATTTTACCTATATCACATCTAAGGAATGG attcattgaaatattggaTGTAGTTGATGATCTTGTGCTTGACATACCTAAAGTTTGGTCATATATACCGGAGATACtat caCATCCAATAGAAGAGGAAATACTCTCTCTAAATGAATTGAAACCTATATTTGATAGTTTAAGGGGTAGGGGATATGTAGGAATATTCCTTggagaattattatcaaaactaTCCCGGGATAAAGGATCTAAATGGGTTGCAGATAAGTGGGACCAAAGTGGACttcaattgaataatataattgatacagAACTTGAAaaagttgataaaattattaaagattat AATTTGGAGTTCTGCACTGGTGATTATAATAGTGCCAAAAGCTCAACTAGTAATCAGCTCACATTACAACAAATTCATGATGAACTTAGAAAACTCATGAAAGAAAGTAATTTCGATGTAATTTGTGGTTGGATAATT GAAAATGTAGGTAATCGAATTAAAGAACCTGAATTTATTCGAGTATTAACGACTGCCATTTTAGAGACGTCCATGG aacCAGTAAACACTAACACAAACAGGTGGTCTTTAAAAACCGatgttttcattaatttacaaCAATTAATTCGTCGGTTTGTCGATACAAATGAATCTTTAGAATTACAGTGTCTTTATGCAATTCAACttcatttgcataatttacaatatccaCATG GGATtctctttaatattatgacaAGTTTATCagactataatataatttcaagtgAGGCATTCTTGACATGGAAAAAAAGCCCTGAGCCAGCTCAACGCGAGTGGCATGGAGTTGCGACGATGGCGTTGACATCATTTTTCACAGGTTTACAAGAAGCTGATGATGCTTCTAGTGTAGAAGACGTATCAACTAGCGTGAGCCAAGACCGTTGTTGA